The nucleotide sequence CCGCAGATCCACAATTCGTCGACGTCGTGGAGGAGCGGGCTGAGGTCCTCCACTTTTCGGATCGGGCAGGAGGCGTCGTGCAGATGGAGATCGGAAAGGATACGCAGCATGGAGCGACGGGGAACCAAAGGGTTTGCCGCAGGATCGCCAATCCTCAACCGCGATGCATCGGCCTTGTGCTGAGGGCCGACCTGCGCTGAACATGTCGGCCGCATGCGTGTTCGTTTATCAATTTTCTTCGGTCTGCTCTCAATGCTCATCGGAAGCGGAGTGTCGCGCGCGAGTGACATCGCCCAAGACATCGCGCGGATTCATCTGGAAGCGATGGGTGGCGAGGAGCGTCTCGCGCGGTTGGAAAGTTTCCGCACGGCGGGCGTGTCGCGCGTGGGCGATTTCGAAATGTCGTTTCAAATGTGGGCGGCGCGCCCGAATTTATTGCGCATCGAAATGACGACCGGTCCGCAGACCCTCATTCAAGGTTGGGACGGCGAAGGGGAGCCGTGGGTGCAAACCGGCCTCTCGCAACCGCCGCAGCGGATGGCTCCCGAACTAAAGGAGCGTTTCACGAGCGAGGCCGATTTTGACGACCCCTTGTTTCGTCCCGCCGAACGCGGCTATGTGTTGGAATACGCTGGCGAGGGCGAGGTGGATGGTCGACCAGCGGTGAAGTTGTTGGCGACCCGCGACCTCACCGACCAGAGCACGCTGTATTTGGCGGCCGATACTTACTTCATCGTGCGGCAGGATCGCCGACGTCCGGCGTTGGATGGCACCATGATCGAGACGCAGACCTTTTACGGGGATTTCCGTCCGGTCATGGGGGTGATTCTGCCCCACGGTATTGTGGTCAAGGAGGGCGAGCGTATAATGAGCGAAGTAGCGCTGACGTGGATGGAACCGAACCCGCCGATTGACGAGGGGTGGTTTTCACCCCCGACGCAGGCGGCACCGCACAAGGAGTGAACGCAATCTCCGTCCGCTGAATCTCAAATCGTGAATGACGGCGGTTCGTCCACGGGCACGGGGGCGAAGGTGCGGGAACGGTTTTTCAGCCCCAAGGTGAGTTCGATGGCGTAGGCCATCATGGCGTCCAGCGGCTGCGCGAATCGAGCCGGTGATAGTTCGCGACCCGCCTGGTCGGGGTAGACATCGATGCTCAACACCGCGACGTCGGCGGGCACGCGCAGATTCAACTCCCGGCACGCGTGAACCGCGGCGTGCGCAGCGGCGGCGTCGACTCCAATGATCGCGTCCACCGCGTCGGCTCCGCGCAGACGAGGTTTCACGACTTCGGCGGTGGCGGGCCAGGCCGGCAGCGTGTCATGGTGAGGGCAGAAGCGAGGCACGAGTTCCAGGAAGGCGTGGCGGCGATCCTCGTTGTCGGGTTCGCCGGGGCGGCCGCCAAAGAAGAGCACGCGTCGGGCGTCCCGGGCGTGCAACCGTCGCAGGGCGTCTTCGATCCACACGTGTTGATTGAGGCGCACCGATTTCCACGCCGGGCACGCCGGGACCTGACCCATCAGGCAGGTGACGGGTTTGCCGGAAGTGCGAAGCGCTTCGATCAAGGGGTCGTCGTGGCGGGGGTAGAGCAGTAGCCACCCATCACAGCGCGAACGGCGCAGCGTGCGGTGGGCGTGTTCGAGCGAGTTCGGTTGGCTGCGGTCCACCGGACAGATCAACAAGTCCAGGTCGTGCGAAATCAGCTGCCGTGACAGCGCGGCCAGCACGCGTTGAATAAATGGCGTTTCGGCACCCTCGACTTCCAAAGGCCAAACCAGTCCGAGCACATCATGGCGACCCTTGCTCAAGGCCCGTCCGCTCGGGTTGGGGTAGTAGTGCACCGATTCCGCCAGGGCCAGAATGCGACTGCGGGTTTCCGGTCGGATTTTATCGGGTTCATGAAACGCGCGGGAGACCGTCGCGGTCGACACACCGGCGAGCTGGGCGAATTCCATGATGTTCATGGGGTATCGCTAGATGCGGATGAAACCGGAAACGAGCGAATTTGTGCCAAAAAATGTAAGGCTTTACATTTTCACTTGAATCCGCCGACGCCCGGCCCACGTTGAACGGTGTTATGAAACCGGTCGTGCAAATATCCCTGGACCTCACCACGATTCCCGAAGCCCTCGAAACCGCTCACCTGGCGATGCGAGCCGGCGTCGATTGGTTGGAGGCCGGCACGCCGCTTATCATCGCGGAAGGCATGAACGGAGTGCGGGCGCTGCGTGAGGCGTATCCGCACGTGCCGATCGTGGCGGATTTGAAAACCATGGACGGTGGTTGGCTCGAAGCGCAATTAATGGCCCAGGCCGGAGCCACCCATGTGGTGGTCATGGAGCGGGCGCATGAGGAGACCATCAAGGTGGTCGTGCAGGCAGGCCGTGATCTCGGGATCAAAGTCATGGGCGACAATCTGGGCGCGCCGGACATGGTAGCGGCGGCGCGGCGGTTGGAAGACCTGGGCTGCGATTACATCATTCATCACATCGGCTATGACGAGCGGCGCGGAGTGGTCGCGGGCGGCCGCCCTTGTCCGAGCCCGCTTGATCAATTGAAGGAGGTGGTCAACGCAGTGCAGGTTCCGGTGCAGGCGGTGGGCGGGTTGTCGCTCGAACAGGCCATGCGCACGCCGGAATATGGGGCGCCTTTGGTCGTATTGGGCGCGCCGCTCGTGATCGATGCGGATGCCTTCACCGCGGCGGCCGGTGATCTCGAAGGACAGCTGCGACTGATATGTGAAACCGTGCACGGCTACGGCGATGTGAGGGTGGGCCACTAACGGAAGTATTT is from Synoicihabitans lomoniglobus and encodes:
- a CDS encoding LacI family DNA-binding transcriptional regulator codes for the protein MNIMEFAQLAGVSTATVSRAFHEPDKIRPETRSRILALAESVHYYPNPSGRALSKGRHDVLGLVWPLEVEGAETPFIQRVLAALSRQLISHDLDLLICPVDRSQPNSLEHAHRTLRRSRCDGWLLLYPRHDDPLIEALRTSGKPVTCLMGQVPACPAWKSVRLNQHVWIEDALRRLHARDARRVLFFGGRPGEPDNEDRRHAFLELVPRFCPHHDTLPAWPATAEVVKPRLRGADAVDAIIGVDAAAAHAAVHACRELNLRVPADVAVLSIDVYPDQAGRELSPARFAQPLDAMMAYAIELTLGLKNRSRTFAPVPVDEPPSFTI
- a CDS encoding orotidine 5'-phosphate decarboxylase / HUMPS family protein; the protein is MKPVVQISLDLTTIPEALETAHLAMRAGVDWLEAGTPLIIAEGMNGVRALREAYPHVPIVADLKTMDGGWLEAQLMAQAGATHVVVMERAHEETIKVVVQAGRDLGIKVMGDNLGAPDMVAAARRLEDLGCDYIIHHIGYDERRGVVAGGRPCPSPLDQLKEVVNAVQVPVQAVGGLSLEQAMRTPEYGAPLVVLGAPLVIDADAFTAAAGDLEGQLRLICETVHGYGDVRVGH